One stretch of Cololabis saira isolate AMF1-May2022 chromosome 15, fColSai1.1, whole genome shotgun sequence DNA includes these proteins:
- the si:ch211-57n23.1 gene encoding uncharacterized protein si:ch211-57n23.1 — protein sequence MLWWTLCRAWLCLSCCFLLGVCSPDEDPEPAGPLLNPPPEEASGESDQEDWKRDSGSSFPHVLHSFLGDSPFPTEAPENPINCTQRFWLPPSSPICWENIAGPKEFSRSRLLVLQNRAALQAVSSSSGVEEEGISYNHQATEEVQGIRSDHQMVVDTIQDMETVFVSLGEKRREGTEQRVLTSMKELLADTRDALDGRGNMVNHLESRFATLEKTLLLTQHRLNKLFQQ from the exons ATGCTCTGGTGGACATTGTGCAGGGCTTGGCTCTGCTTATCCTGCTGCTTCCTGCTGGGTGTATGCTCCCCAGATGAGGATCCAGAACCAGCAGGTCCTCTTCTTAATCCCCCCCCTGAGGAAGCATCAGGGGAGTCAGACCAAGAGGACTGGAAAAGGGATTCTGGATCATCTTTTCCACACGTGCTCCACAGCTTCCTTGGTGACAGCCCCTTCCCGACAGAGGCCCCAGAAAATCCTATTAACTGCACCCAGCGCTTCTGGTTACCACCATCCTCCCCAATCTGCTGGGAAAATATAGCAGGGCCCAAGGAGTTTTCCAGGTCCCGTCTGCTTGTTCTGCAGAACAGGGCCGCCCTGCAGGCTGTGTCCAGCTCCAGTGGCGTGGAGGAGGAAGGAATCTCCTACAACCACCAGGCCACAGAGGAGGTCCAGGGGATCCGCTCAGACCACCAGATGGTTGTTGACACAATCCAAGACATGGAGACAGTGTTTGTCTCTCTGGgtgagaagaggagagaagggaCGGAGCAGAGGGTCCTCACAAG CATGAAGGAGCTTCTTGCTGATACGAGGGATGCGTTAGATGGCAGAGGGAACATGGTAAACCACCTGGAGAGCCGCTTCGCCACCTTAGAGAAGACTCTGCTCCTCACGCAGCATCGACTCAACAAACTCTTCCAACAGTGA
- the chrac1 gene encoding chromatin accessibility complex protein 1: MSQNNLNKDDQTSAAKKGISLPISRVRLIMKSSPDVSSINQDALFLTTKATELFVQHLAQSSFNSGSGKESNSLSYSDLARTAEETDTLQFLTDILPKKILARDYLKSLEDMQEEEADF; the protein is encoded by the exons ATGTCTCAAAACAACCTCAACAAAGACGACCAAACGTCTGCAGCCAAAAAGGGAATCTCGCTGCCGATATCCAGAGTCCGGCTGATCATGAAGAGCTCCCCGGACGTGTCGAGCATCAACCAGGACGCGCTGTTCCTCACCACCAAGGCGACG GAGTTGTTTGTGCAGCATCTGGCCCAGTCCTCGTTCAACAGCGGCTCCGGGAAGGAAAGCAACTCTCTGTCATACAGCGACCTGGCTAGGACCGCGGAGGAGACCGACACCTTACAGTTCCTCACAG aTATCTTGCCTAAGAAGATCTTGGCCCGAGATTACCTCAAATCCTTGGAGGATATGCAAGAGGAGGAAGctgatttttaa
- the gatad1 gene encoding GATA zinc finger domain-containing protein 1: MPLGLKPCCAVCKTNSSSMWKKGHQGEILCNNCTGRSSGGAAPGPSVSSSTQPSNGGGKQSKQEIHRRSARLRSTKYKAPASEKKVSTKGKGRRHIFKLKNPIKAPESVATIITSESVFYKGVYYQTGDVIKVIDEEDGKPYYAQIRGFVQDQYCEKSAALTWLIPTQASPKDHFDPGTYIVGPEEDLPRKMEFLEFVCHAPSEYFKSQSSPFPTIPIRPEKGYIWTHIGPTPALAVKDSVRGGS; encoded by the exons ATGCCGTTAGGGTTGAAGCCGTGCTGCGCTGTCTGTAAGACGAACTCCTCCTCCATGTGGAAGAAGGGGCACCAGGGGGAAATCCTGTGTAACAACTGCACCGGCAGGAGCAGCGGCGGTGCAGCCCCAGGACCGTCCGTGTCATCCAGCACGCAGCCCAGCAATGGCGGGGGGAAGCAG TCTAAGCAGGAGATCCACAGGAGATCTGCACGGTTGAGAAGCACCAAGTACAAAGCTCCTGCCTCTGAGAAGAAAGTGTCAAcgaaaggaaaaggaagaagacaTATATTTAAACTAAAAAAT CCAATCAAAGCACCAGAATCTGTAGCAACAATCATCACATCAGAATCAGTCTTTTATAAG GGTGTGTACTACCAGACCGGTGATGTGATCAAGGTGATAGATGAAGAGGATGGGAAACCCTACTATGCTCAGATTCGAGGATTTGTTCAGGACCAGTACTGTGAAAAGAGTGCAGCACTAACGTGGCTAATTCCCACTCAGGCCAGCCCTAAAGATCATTTTGATCCTGGGACGTACATTGTTG GTCCAGAAGAGGATCTGCCCAGAAAGATGGAGTTCTTGGAGTTTGTGTGCCATGCGCCATCTGAATATTTCAAGTCACAGAGCTCCCCGTTTCCCACCATCCCCATACGTCCTGAAAAAGGCTACATCTGGACCCACATAGGACCCACGCCAGCTCTCGCTGTCAAAGATTCTGTCAGGGGTGGCAGTTAA